Proteins from a genomic interval of Uloborus diversus isolate 005 chromosome 4, Udiv.v.3.1, whole genome shotgun sequence:
- the LOC129220907 gene encoding uncharacterized protein LOC129220907, whose translation MKIISKSVEQSYLRPCVSPIVGLPGAHFHTELMSVTNKHTDAPDYLRQLALEVIDGIPSDAILIYTDGSKDELNNTGSGVFIESLSVQLSRRNPDNCSVFRSELIAINEGLNTILHDTKYGDIWILTDSRSSIQYLQNWSSVCDLVGIQIITHLKNLTKGKEVHFQWIPSHVNIHGNEAADILAKRGCSELPNKDFTLTYKEIFSMKKQGDRQVWITPPAHPWYCRKTPGGSLDFRG comes from the coding sequence ATGAAGATAATTTCTAAATCAGTAGAGCAGTCCTATCTAAGACCTTGTGTGAGCCCGATTGTGGGCCTACCCGGAGCTCACTTCCATACTGAACTTATGTCCGTCACTAACAAACACACAGATGCTCCAGATTATTTAAGACAGTTGGCTCTAGAAGTAATAGATGGCATCCCGAGTGATGCCATTTTGATTTACACAGATGGCAGTAAAGATGAATTGAATAACACTGGGAGTGGTGTCTTTATCGAAAGTCTTTCTGTTCAGCTTTCCAGACGCAACCCGGATAACTGTTCGGTATTCAGAAGTGAATTAATCGCCATAAATGAAGGATTAAATACTATCCTTCACGACACTAAATATGGTGATATTTGGATCCTTACTGATAGTCGGAGCTCGATTCAATACCTACAGAACTGGAGCAGTGTGTGCGACCTTGTGGGTATTCAGATTATCACCCATCTCAAAAATCTAACCAAGGGAAAGGAAGTCCACTTTCAGTGGATTCCCTCTCATGTAAACATCCATGGCAATGAAGCCGCAGACATCTTGGCTAAAAGAGGTTGTTCAGAGTTGCCCAACAAGGACTTCACATTAACTTATAAGGAAATTTTCTCTATGAAGAAACAAGGAGACAGGCAAGTCTGGATCACCCCTCCCGCCCATCCCTGGTACTGCAGGAAGACCCCGGGAGGCTCGTTAGATTTTCGAGGGTGA